From the Bacteroidota bacterium genome, the window TTTACGCACATTTAGCGCACACTCCACCTTCATTAACTAAATATAATGTTGAAATTCCAGTAATTATCGACACAATTATTCAAAAGCTGCTTTCGAAGAATGCTGAGGAGCGCTATCATTCCTTGCAAGGTTTACTTTACGATTTGAATAAGTGTTTTGTAAGTTGGAATTTTTCAAAATCAATTCCTGATTTTTTAGTTGGGACTTCTGATATTCCAGCTCAATTGCATGTTTCGCAGGTAATGGTTGGGCGCGAAAATGAATTACAAACTTTGGTTGATTGTTTTGAAAAGTCAGCTAACGGTGAAAAGGTTGTATTAAAAGTTAGTGGTTATAGCGGAATTGGTAAAACAATGCTCATTCAGGAAGCTTCAAAACCATTGACACAACGAAACGGAATTTTCCTTTCAGGTAAATTTGATAGTTTGCAACGAAATACGCCCTATTCAGCTTTTTCTCAAGCGCTTGATTTGCTTGCCGACCTTATTATGTCGGAAAGCGAAGAAACTGTAGCTAAGTGGAAAAGTGAAATAGCTGATAGTTTGGGCGACCTCGCGAAAATTATTATCGAGTTAAATCCAAAGTGGGAAAAAATTCTTGGTAACTATGAAGCTTTACCTAGTTTGAGCGGTAAAGAACTTCAAAATAGATTGCATTTTGTTTTAGGTAATTTGATAAAACTTATTGCCTCAGCTCAACATCCATTGATTCTCTTTATTGATGATTGTCAATGGGCAGATGATGCTTCCTTGGATTTTTTGAATAAGTTGATTGTAAATAACGACATCAATTATTGCCTATTTGTGCTTGCTTACAGGCAAAATGAATTGTCGACTTCACCTTTATTAGTACATTTTTTTAACACACTAACAGAGGCCGAAAAGCAAGGAAATTTTGTTAGTGAACACATTCAAATTAAACAAGTATCAGAGATTGATTGTAAAAAATTAATTGAACGTACCCTGCAAAATACAGAACAGGATTTTTCTGAATTTGCTTCCTTAGTATATCAAAAAACAGATGGTAATCCTTTTTTTATTAATCAATTGCTCGACTATTTATACGAGCGAAAAAGTTTAAAACTAACTATTCAAACAAAGCAATGGGTATGGGATGAAGTAGTTTTAAGAGAGCTAAACGTAGTTGATGATGCGGCCGGAATTTTACTTGATAAAATTAATTTATTACCCAGCGAAACTACCGAGGCTTTAATTATTGCCTCCTTGTTTGGCAGTAAGTTTACACTTCAACTATTAGCTCAAGTATTAGCTAAAAATGATAAGGATCTACATGCTATTTTGTGGCCGGCTGTGGTGCAACATTTGATAATTCCGCAAAAAGTAAATTATAAATATGTTCCTGATTTTTATGATGAAAAGGGAATTGATATTCCATTCAAATTTGCACATGATAAATTACAACAAGCACTTTACTTTCAAGTAAAAGCAGATGAGAAACAACAACTACATTATAAAATTGGGAAGCTGTTGTTGAATCAAAATAATCCTGAAAAAATATTTAAAATAGCCAATCATTTTATCATTGCAAAAGATGAAACACTGACACAAGGAAGCAATAAGCAAATCGAACAATTCTTGTTAACAGCCGGAAAACACTCATTTAGCGCGGCATCCTTTGAATCAGCATTCCGATACCTCGACTTATATATTAAGCTTGCCGATAAGGAAACAATTTATACAGAAGATTATTGCCTATACCTGGAGGCTTCCTTAATTACAGGTGAATTACCAGCATTGGATGAGCAGATTAATTTTGCTTTGAATGGCGCAAAAGGCATATTAGATAGAGCAACCATTTATGAAAATATGATTCGTGCCTACTGTGCCGATGATAAGTTTCAAAAGGCTATCGACTTATCTCGCAAGGCTTTGCTTGAATTTGGAATTAAATTACCAAAGAATGCCGGCAAGGGTTTGGTGATTTTTGAAGCGATTAAAACGCAGATGGCTTTGCCTTCAAAAAAATTAAATCAAATTCACAATTTTCCTCAAATGAAAGAGGAAAAGGCAATTGGAGCTACACGAATCATGAAAGAAGCTGCACTTGCTTTCTTTTTCGGTGAATTAACAGTTTACCCAATTGTGATTTTTAAAATGGTGCAGCTGAGCGCGAAGTATGGAAATATTCCGGAATCCATGGTTGCCTATTCATCGTATTGTATCATACTGGCCGGAGTGATGAAGAATCCAACCGGTGCCTATTTATTAGGGAAGGAAACAATACAAATAATGAATGAATACAAAAACCAACGGTACTTTACAACTACGGGATTTGTAGACGGCGCTTTTGTTTCACACTGGAAAGAACCAATGGCAGCTCTTTCTCTAAATCATAAAAAGTATTATCAACAAGGCTTAGAAGTAGGTAATACAGAATATGCCTTGTTTAACGAATACTGGGGTTTGTTTTATGATTTTTTATTGGGCAAGCCTTTCGCACAATTAATTGACAGCCAAGAAAAATTACTGAAAGAGGTTGAACTGTATAATTTAAAAAGTCAACTTCCTCGCATTGAATCTATGTTGTCGATGTTTAAAAATTTTGTCACAAAATCAGCTAACAATTATGTGCTGTTGGAAAATGAGAAGGAGATACTGGAAAAACTTTTACTTAATAAAAATGGTGGAGATTTTTTAGGAGTGATGGTACAAAAGGCAACACTCGCACTTTGGTTTGGTGAGTTTGCTAAAGCAACGGCTTTTATTGAAAAAACAGTTCCATATAAAGATGCTGTAATGAGCACCTATTGGCTGCCCTTTATTGATATGATTCAATGCATCGCTGCTTTTAATACTTATTCAACGGATACTGAATCAACAAAAAAGCAAACACGTAAACTCTACACTACGATAACAAAAAAGCTTGCTACCACTATCAAATTATATGATGGAAATGTAAAATGGATAGCTGATTTTATCCAAGCAGAATACACTGCACTTGTGCTGTCGAAGTTTAATAGCAACTACTACACAGATGCAATAGACGAAGCTAACAAAAATCAGTTTGTACTTCCTGCTTTGCTAATTCAACTTCATTATTCAATACAATTAAAATTAAATATCAAGCAACTTATTTAGAGGTTGAATCCAAAGTAAAAATGGGATTGAAGTTCCTTACAATGAACGCAGTTTTAAATAGCAGATTTGGCGATATTGTTGAAGACGAACTAAACGCCTCTTCATCAAAATCTACCATACCACAAACAACTAATTACTCACTTGACTACCTAACAATTTTAAAATCAACTCAAGCTTTAAATTCTGAAATTTTATTGGATAAATTACTGCATAAGCTACTGTCATTTGCCATGGAAAATGCAGGTGCTAAGTATGGTGCTTTCTTAATGAAAAGAGATAAAACTTTTGAAACTAAGTTGGAAATGACTTCTACTGTTAATGCAAATCAAATAAAGTATGAGGCCAAAGTCGAAGCACCATTTCAGTCACTCCCTTCGTCTATCATTAATTATGTGAAACAATCAGGTAGTTCCTTGGTGCTCGATGAAGCAGTTAGCAATGCACCCTATTCATCAGACCCACTAGTTATAGCGAATAGGGAGCAGTCTATTTTGTGCATTCCGGTTATTCATAAATCAGAGACAATAGGAATAATTTACCTGTCAAATTCAATTACAAAGGCCGCATTTTCGACCGAACGAATTGAGTTAATAAAAATGATTTCAGGTCAAATCGGAGTATCTATTGAAAATGCGCTTTTGTATAGCAACCTCGAGAATCTCGTGCAAGAGCGAACTTTGCAATTAAAGGATGAGAAAGAAAAATCCGATAAATTATTGCTCAATATTTTGCCATCTGAAATAGCACAAGAGTTAAAAGTAAATGGTTTTGCTCAACCAAGAAAATACAAACAAGTTACAGTTATGTTCTGTGATATCAAAGGCTTTTCAACACGCGCTGAAAATATGACGGCAGAAGCCTTGGTGCAGGAATTAGATTATTACTTCAAACAATTGGATGAAATAATTGCAAAGTATGGACTTGAAAAAATCAAAACGATAGGTGATGCATACATGTGTGCCGGTGGTGTTCCAATCCCTAGTAACGACAATTATTTAAAAGTAATACAGGCTGCGATTGAAATTAAAAAATGGATTCAAACCGAAACAGAAAAAGCTAAATTAATTCATTTAGAATTCCCACAACTAAGAATAGGTATACACACTGGTTCATTGGTAGCCGGTATAGTTGGAAAATCAAAGTTCGCATATGATATTTGGGGCGACACCGTTAATATTGCTTCTCGCATGGAACAGCATGGTGAAGCAGGTGAAATTAATATTAGTGAAGAAACCTATAACCTTATAAGTACAAAATATGATTGTGAATATAGAGGTGAAATTCAAGCAAAAAATAAAGGAAATTTAAAGATGTATTTTGTAAAAAATGAACTAGAACTTCCTAATTAATAAACTGACTTATTTTCGCTAAAGCATTCTCTATTCCGCTGCTGTCAGTACCTCCGGCTGTTGCAAAATGAGGCTGACCTCCTCCTCCGCCTTTTATTTCTTTCGCAATTTCGCGAATAATGTTACTTGCATTCAACCCTTTTTCTTTCACCAAATTTTCGGAAATAATTAACGTTAAGGTAGCTTTACCTCCAACATTAGCTCCGATTCCGGCAACAATATTTGGCGTTGTTTTTTGAAGTTCAAATGCTAAATCTTTTATTGCTTCAGCAGAATTTAGCTCAATTTTTTCAGCAATAAAATGTATGCCGTTGACCAATTTTATTTTTGCAATCAAATCAATCTTAATGAGGGCTGCTTTTTCTCGCAACAAGCCTTCAATTTTTTTTGTCAATTCAGCGTTTTCATCCAATAGTTGATGTACACTTTTTACAACATCTTTAGGATTGTTCAGCAAGGTTTTTACTTCTTGAAGTAAGTTATTTTGATCCGTGAAAAAAGTTTCTGCTTTTGAAGCTGTGATTGCTTCAATTCTACGCACACCGGCAGCAACAGCGCTTTCAGAAATAATTTTAAACAATCCAATTTGCCCGGTAGCAGCAACATGTGTACCTCCGCAAAGCTCAACGGAATAACTAGGGTCAAAAGTTACCACACGTACTTGATCACCATATTTTTCTCCAAACAAAGCCATGGCACCCAACTTCTTCGCTTCATTAATTGGAAGTACTTGTGTACGCTGAGCAATGTTTTCACGGATTTTTTGATTTACAAGCTTTTCAATCGCTGCAATTTCTTCTGCCGATACTTTCGAAAAATGCGAAAAGTCGAATCGTAAATAATCGGCATTTACAAGTGAGCCTTTTTGTTCAACATGTGTTCCTAAAATTTGACGCAGTGCTGCATGCATTAAATGGGTCGCACTATGATTGTTTTCAGTTAATTTACGTTTGGCCAGATTAATTTTTGCGCGCACTTCCCCTTCAGGATGTTGTGGCAATTTTGAGGCAAAATGAATGATTATCCCGTTCTCCTTTTTTGTGTCAGTAATTTCTATCGATTCTCCTTCAATTTCTAAAATGCCCGTATCGCCCACTTGGCCTCCACTTTCGGCATAAAAAGGAGTTTTACTTAACACCAATTGAAATTGTTCTTTTCCTTTTGCCTTTACTTTACGATACTGTAATAATTCAGTTTGAATTTCTTCGAATTCATAACCCACAAAAACTTCTTCCGGCAATTGAATTTGAGGCGCACTTTCGGAGGATACAAATACCCAATCTTCAGTATCAACAGCTGCTGCAGCGCGCGAACGTTGTTTTTGTTGCTGCATACAAGAGTTAAACTCTTCCATTTGAATACTGCGTTTCTTTTCACGTGCCAGTAATTGCGTTAAATCAATTGGAAACCCGTAAGTGTCGAATAATTCAAAGGCAAAATTTCCATCAATTATTGCTGATGAATTTGATTTACAATAATTTTCAAAACGAGTAATTCCATTTCCTAACGTTTTTAAAAAGGAAGCTTCTTCCTCCTTAATAACACGCTCAATCAATGATTGCTGCTTAATTATTTCTGGAAATGTTGCTCCCATTTGCGCAACCAATACTTCTACCATCGAGTACATAAAAGGTTCCTGAAACGATAAAAATGTATAGCCATAGCGAACTGCTCGACGCAAGATTCTGCGTATTACATAACCGGCTTTGTTGTTACTGGGCAATTGTCCATCTGCAATAGCAAAAGCAATGGTTCGTATGTGATCGGCAATCACACGTAAGGCAATGTCGGTTGACTCATCAATACCATATTTTTTACCAGATTCACGTACCAGAAATTGTATCAGCGGTTGAAAAACATCGGTATCATAATTCGATTTTTTTCCTTGCAAAGCCATGCACAAACGTTCAAAACCCATTCCGGTATCAACATGTTGTTTCGGAAGTTTAACCAGACTTCCATCAGCCTTGCGTTCAAACTCCATAAATACGTTGTTCCAAATTTCAACAACTTGTGGATGATCATTATTCACTAAGGTTTTACCATCAATTTTTTTGCGCTCAGCATCATCGCGTAAATCAATGTGAATTTCGGTACAAGGTCCACAAGGTCCGGTATCGCCCATTTCCCAAAAGTTATCTTTTTTATTTCCGCGCAGTATGCGTTCTTCTGGCACATGTTTTTTCCAGCAATCATAAGCTTCCTGATCAAAAGCTAGCTTCTCTTCGGCATTTCCTTCAAACACGGTAACATACATTCTATCCGCATCAATTTTATAAACGTCGTGAAGTAATTCCCATGCCCATGCAATGGCTTCTTTTTTAAAATAATCGCCAAAGCTCCAATTACCCAACATTTCAAACATGGTGTGATGATAAGTATCAACACCTACTTCTTCCAAATCATTGTGTTTTCCACTAACTCGCAAACATTTTTGGGTATCGGCGATGCGGGGATACTTAATGGGAGCATTTCCTAAAAACAAATCTTTAAATGGGGCCATACCGCTATTTGTAAACATTAGCGTGGGATCATTTTTAACAACCATGGGTGCACTAGGCACTATTTCATGTCCTTTTGATTTAAAAAATTCTAAAAAAGTAGTTCTGATTTGAGTTGAGTTCATTCCTATGTAAAATTTCGGTTCTGTCTTTTCTTGCTTGCATTTGTAAATCATTGCACTAAGAATGATTCATTTTTTTGCGTTGCAAATTTACTTTAATTAGCTAATTTCGCATACACCGCATTAATTTTTGATTGAATGAGTAAGGTTAAATTTTATTTCAACACTAAATCACTGAAGTACGAAAGAGTTCAGCTAAAACTGTGGGACAGGCTGAAACGATTTTTGTCGTATGTGGCTTCAGGATTGGTGTTTGCAACCGTTACCATTTGGATTGCCTATACTTATTTTGACTCACCAAAGGAAAAGCAATTAAAGCGCGAAATTGTTCAATTGCGCGATCAATACGATTATTTGAATGAGAAGATGTCGCAAATGAATGTGGTGTTAGAAGATATACAAAACAGGGATGATAATATTTACCGCGTAATTTTTGAAGCAGAACCAATTCCAGACAATATACGCAAAGCCGGTTTTGGAGGAGTTGATCGTTACCGGCAATTGGAAGGTTATAGTAATTCCGACTTGCTTATTGAAACTACTAAGAAGTTTGACCAGCTTGCTAAGCGCATGTACATTCAGTCTAAATCATTTGATGATGTTGCTAATTTAGCGAAAAATAAAGCGGTTCTATTAGCTTCCATTCCTGCTATACAACCAATTGCTAATAAGGACTTAAGACGAATGGCTAGCGGATATGGTTTTAGAACACATCCAATTTATAAAACCGAACATTTTCATTCAGGAATTGATTTTAGTGCTAACGTAGGTACAGAAATTTATGCAACAGGTGATGGAGTTGTTGAACGCGCAGACGATTTGGCTCAGGGATACGGAAATCACGTTGTGATTAATCATGGTTACGGATACGAAACACTCTATGGCCACATGAGTAAAATTATTGCGCGCGTCGGACAACGTGTTAAACGAGGCGACATTATTGGATTGGTTGGTAGTACAGGGATGAGCACAGCTCCTCACTTACATTATGAAGTAATTAAGAACCAAAATAAAATTAATCCGATTAACTTTTTCTTCAACGATTTAAGTGCTGACGAATATGCACAGATGCTCGATTTATCAAGCAAATCGAATCAATCATTTGACTAATTTTGTTTTGATTTTATTAGATAATACTCAATAATTTTCGCATGCCATACAAAGAAATTGAAACGGTGAAATTATATTACACCATGGGCGAAGTGGCTAAAATGTTTGATGTTAATCCATCATTGATTCGATTTTGGGAAAAAGAATTCGATAGCATTCAACCCAAAAAAAACAAAAAAGGCAATCGATTATTTACCGCACAGGATCTGGATAGTTTTAAACAGATTTATACCTTGGTGAAACAAAAGGGATTTACCTTACAAGGTGCAAAAGCTACTTTGAAAAAAAATTCTGACGAACAAATTCAACAGGAAAAAGAAGTTTTATTAACCAAACTTGAATCTGTTAAGCTCAAATTACTTGAACTGCAAAAGCACTGTTAATAATAGGAGTGGGGCAATAAATAATTTTGAACATATTCCTTAACCCCGGCTTCGAGCGAATAAAAAGGTGCGGTATAACCAGCATCTCTTAATTTTTGCATACTAGCTTCTGTAAAATATTGATAGCTTTCTCGAATGTCAAGAGGAGTATCTATAAATGTGATGTTAACTTGTTTCGACATTGCATCAAAAGTTGCACGGGTTAAATCTAAAAACGTGCGAGCCTTTCCTGATCCTAAATTATAAATGCCCGAAACAGGTTGGTTTAACTGTAAAAAATAGCATACATCAATTACGTCCTTCACATATACAAAGTCTCTGAGCTGCTCTCCATCTTTATATTCAGGCTTGTGTGAGCGAAACAATTTCATACTTCCATGTTCAGAAATCTGGTTAAATGCATGAAATATTACAGAAGCCATGCGTGCTTTATGAAATTCATTTGGACCATACACATTAAAAAACTTTAAACCGGCCCAAAAAGGAGGAAATTTAGTTTGTTTTAGTACCCATTTATCAAAATCGTTTTTCGAATCACCGTATGGATTAAGTGGTTTAAGTTTTTCAATTAATTCATGATTGTCGGAATAGCCCCATTCGCCTAAACCATAAGTAGCCGCTGATGAAGCGTAAACCAAAGGAATGTCATGTTCAATGCAAATTTCCCAAATGGATTTAGAGTAATTTAAATTTAATTTATTGAAAATTTCAACATTAAACTCAGTAGTATCCGTGCGTGCTCCAAGATGATAAACAAAGGTGACTTCTGCAGCATGCTGTTTGAACCAATCTATAAAATCGGAACGGTCAATTTGTTGGCTAAATTTTTTGCCTTTAAGATTTGGTGTTTTTTCGAGCGGTGAAAAATCATCCACTAGCAACAAAGCATTTTTGCCTATTGCATTCAGTTTGCTCACCATGCAACTACCTATAAATCCTGCGGCACCGGTTACTACTATCATGATAAAAAAAGTGGTTTAGCTATTTTTGAAATGATTCCTAATTCTTGTGCTTGTTGAAATAATAATTCAACTGCTGCTCTCCCTTTTTCACCTAAGTTAAGAGAGTACTTAGTTACATACAAATTTATATGTTTGTTTCGAACTTCTTCACTCATTTCCTGCGCATGTTGTGCAACATAGTCAACACTCGAGTTAGGATGTTCAAATGCGTAAGCTATGCTTTTTTGAATTAGTCGGTTTACTTTTAATTTTAGTTCTAGCGGCAAATCCCTATTCACAACGATTCCTCCAAGGGGAATAGGCATAGCGGTTTTGCTTTCCCAAAATTCACCCAGGTCGATAATTTTTTTTAATCCTTTCGCTTCATATGTAAAGCGATTTTCGTGAATAATTAAACCGGCGTCTACTGCACCACTTAAGACTGCATTTTCAATTTCTGAAAAAACGATTTCTGTTTTCTTTTGCGCTTTTGGAAATGCCCAGGAACATAAAAAATTTGCAGTAGTATATTTTCCCGGTATTGCGATGTGTGCATTCAGTAAATCAGTTTCTGTTAAGGTGTTTTTCGAAATTAAAAGTGGTCCGCAATTATTTCCCAATGCGCTACCCGAATCTAACAATACATATGGCGCCGTGAGATAAGCATATGCATGATAACTCAATTTAGTGATGTGTAAACTGGAAGTAGAATTTTCATTTAAAGCAGAAAATGCCCTTTTATTAAGCGTTTCAACATCTTCTAAATACACTTCAAAAGATATTCCTTCAGTGTCTATTTTGTGATGTATGAGTGCATCAAAAATAAAGCAATCATTAGGGCAAGGCGAAAATCCAAGTGTTAGTTGTAAAGGATGTGTGTTCAATAGAAATGCTATTCAATTAATTTTCGTCGGCGTAAGAATTCATCAACTCGGCAACTTTAGTAGTAACTGAATCAATTGCCTTAGTTAATTCCCATTTATCAGTATTTCGTTCCTCAACATAATTTGAGATTCCACGCAATTGTACACATGGAATTTTTTCGTGAATACAAGCATATAGAAATGCAGCACCTTCCATACTTTCAGTAATCACTTCTTTTCCATGAACAGAACGGTAATGCAACTTGTCCTTTTCAATGGATGATTCAGTTCCATGAACAGTATTAACAGTAATTCCATTCACTTTTTTTAAGGAAGTTAAAACAGGATTTTCAAAACTATAGGTGCTTTTAATTCCAAGTGCAGTATGCGGAAAGTCACTCTCGTCAAGCAAATTCAAGGCAGGCAAGGTAATAAATCCAGAACTCGATTCTGCTCCACATTCAAGTAAATAATCCTCTGTTACATTTACGACTTCGCCCAGCATTAATTCATGGCTAAAGCTTCCGGCAACTCCACAATTTATTGCAAAATCATAATTCCCATTCGATACAATTTTTCCCAACCAAAAGGAAGTAGCCATCATACCAACTCCGGTTATTAATAAATCAACTGAATGATTTAAGTAGGAATAACGGTATAATCTCGAATTGATTAATTGCTGCTCAAGTCGCATCTGTTGAATCAAGGGAGCAATTTCTTTTTTGGTTGCGCTAACCAGTAGTATATGCATTGTTATTTTTTTTGCAAAGATAGCTTTGAAAAGCAATACCACAATTATGCCTTATATTTGTATGCGAAATACAAGTAACATGGTATACATAACACGTAAGGAACATTTTAATGCAGCTCATAAATTATGGAATGAGCAATGGTCACAAGAAAAGAATTTTGAAATATTCGGCAAATGTGCCAATCCCAACTGGCATGGTCATAATTATACCTTGTTAGTAACCGTTAAAGGTCTACCCAATACGGAAACAGGATTTGTTGTTGATTTAAAAGCGCTGAGCAAATTAATAAAAGAAGCAGTTATAGATCCTCTTGATCATAAAAATATGAACCTAGATGTAGCATTTATGACAGGTAAAATGGCTTCAACCGAAATTTTGACAGTTGAAATTTGGAAGCAGTTAAAGCATCCTATTGATGCATTAGGCTGAAAACTACACTCAATTAAACTTTATGAAACCGACAATAATTCAGCAGAATTTTTTGGGGACTAACATTTGCTAATTCACAGGGGTAAATTTAAGTCAGTTGCCGTGAACAATAGTGAGAATTTGTGGTTGTATGAATACAAATAAATTTGAAACAAACAATGGGTGGATATACAAAATCAGAACATTACAATGAAGCAATAACCACAAAGCTGGCATCTAGTTATAAATTGGTTTTAGCTGAACTTGGTGAAAATCCAATGCGGGAAGGACTTTTAAAAACTCCTGAACGTGTTGCCAAAGCAATGCAATATTTAACGCAAGGCTATGATCAAAATCCTGCAGAAATACTACGCTCTGCAATGTTTGCAGAACCTTATGACCAGATGGTATTGGTAAAAGATATTGAAGTATACAGTATGTGTGAACATCACTTGCTCCCGTTTTTTGGAAAAGCGCATATCGCCTATATTCCAAGCGGACATATAGTAGGTTTAAGCAAATTGCCTCGTGTAGTAGATGCTTTTTCGCGACGACTTCAGGTGCAGGAAAGACTTACAACCGAAATACGGGATTGTATTCAAGAGACATTGAAACCAAAAGGAGTTGCAGTTGTAATAGAATGTTCGCACCTTTGTATGCAAATGCGCGGTATACAAAAGCAAAATTCAATTACAACAACCTCTGCTTTTACAGGTGAATTTTTACTCGATACTACGCGTTCAGAGTTCATGAAATTAATTACATCAACTTTAAAATAAACAATTAAAATCAATAAAAAATGGAAAACAACAATTGGAATATTTCCCAAACAGGCGGCACACAAACGCAGTCAAATGTAAAAACCTTTATGGCAAATGTTTTTTCATGGATGTTCGCAGGTCTTGCTATCACTACAATAGCCGCATATTATTTTGCTAGTGACATGTCACTAATGAGTACTTTGGTAAATGAAAGAGGATTATCTATACTTGGTTATGTAGTGATGTTTGCTCCTTTTATTTTTGTTTTGTTGATGGGAGCAGGTTTAAATCGTTTTTCTTATTCAGTAATTCTTACCTTGTTTATTGCCTTTGCAACCATAATGGGAATAAGTTTAAGTTTTGTATTACTCGCTTATACCGCATCGTCCATCTATACCACATTTGCTTCAGCTTCTGTTATGTTTGGCGTGATGGCTGTTATGGGTTACACTACCTCAACCGACCTTACCAAGTTGGGTAACATATTAATGATGGCTTTAATCGGAATGATTGTAGCAAGTTTAATTAACTTCTTTATGCAATCGAGCACCATGAGCTATATAATTAGTTTTATTGGAGTAATTGTATTTACTGGACTTACAGCTTACGATGTGCAAAAATTAAAACGCATAGGCGAAGGTGTTGAATACGGATCTGAGTCAACTAAAAAGTTAGTAATCATGGGTGCCTTAAGTTTGTACCTCGATTTTATTAATTTGTTTTTGTCATTATTGCGCTTGTTTGGCGATAGAAAATAATTTTTTAGTTATTTCTAAAAGGGCTGAATTTGCAACAATTTCAGCCCTTTTTTTATGCTAAGTTGAGGTTAAATTTGGTCCTGAGAAATTGGAAATTAATTGCTGTAATTGTACGCTGGTAAAAGCATTCTTTTATGAAAAAAATAACAAGTGAAAACACACTAAAAATTGAAATATGGTCAGATGTTATGTGCCCATTTTGTTATATAGGAAAACGAAAGTTGGAACAGGCAATTGCTGATTTTACAGCAAAGGATTTAGTTAAAATTGATTGGAAAAGTTATCAATTAAATCCTGAACTAAAAACAGAAGAAGGTAAAAATATTCACACTTACCTTAGTGAGGTTAAAGGAATTTCGCTCGAAAGAGCCAAACAGTTGAATGAACATGTGACGAGCATGGCGAAGCAAGTTGGACTAGATTATAATTTGGATAAAGCTGTAGTCGCTAATTCGTTTGATGCGCATCGTTTATCGCTTTTTGCTAAAAGCAAAGGCAAACAAAATGAACTTGTTGAAATGTTATTTAGGGCTTATTTTATTGATGGAAAGAACACGGCCAATCATGCCACATTAATAGAGCTGGGTAACTCCATTGGGCTAGATGAAATGGAGATGAGAAAATTTTTGGGAAGTAACGATTTATCTGAACAGGTAAAGCAGGAGTGCAATGAAGCTGTTGAGCTTG encodes:
- the mqnB gene encoding futalosine hydrolase → MHILLVSATKKEIAPLIQQMRLEQQLINSRLYRYSYLNHSVDLLITGVGMMATSFWLGKIVSNGNYDFAINCGVAGSFSHELMLGEVVNVTEDYLLECGAESSSGFITLPALNLLDESDFPHTALGIKSTYSFENPVLTSLKKVNGITVNTVHGTESSIEKDKLHYRSVHGKEVITESMEGAAFLYACIHEKIPCVQLRGISNYVEERNTDKWELTKAIDSVTTKVAELMNSYADEN
- a CDS encoding 6-carboxytetrahydropterin synthase, which codes for MVYITRKEHFNAAHKLWNEQWSQEKNFEIFGKCANPNWHGHNYTLLVTVKGLPNTETGFVVDLKALSKLIKEAVIDPLDHKNMNLDVAFMTGKMASTEILTVEIWKQLKHPIDALG
- the folE gene encoding GTP cyclohydrolase I FolE — translated: MGGYTKSEHYNEAITTKLASSYKLVLAELGENPMREGLLKTPERVAKAMQYLTQGYDQNPAEILRSAMFAEPYDQMVLVKDIEVYSMCEHHLLPFFGKAHIAYIPSGHIVGLSKLPRVVDAFSRRLQVQERLTTEIRDCIQETLKPKGVAVVIECSHLCMQMRGIQKQNSITTTSAFTGEFLLDTTRSEFMKLITSTLK
- a CDS encoding Bax inhibitor-1/YccA family protein — encoded protein: MENNNWNISQTGGTQTQSNVKTFMANVFSWMFAGLAITTIAAYYFASDMSLMSTLVNERGLSILGYVVMFAPFIFVLLMGAGLNRFSYSVILTLFIAFATIMGISLSFVLLAYTASSIYTTFASASVMFGVMAVMGYTTSTDLTKLGNILMMALIGMIVASLINFFMQSSTMSYIISFIGVIVFTGLTAYDVQKLKRIGEGVEYGSESTKKLVIMGALSLYLDFINLFLSLLRLFGDRK
- a CDS encoding DsbA family oxidoreductase; amino-acid sequence: MKKITSENTLKIEIWSDVMCPFCYIGKRKLEQAIADFTAKDLVKIDWKSYQLNPELKTEEGKNIHTYLSEVKGISLERAKQLNEHVTSMAKQVGLDYNLDKAVVANSFDAHRLSLFAKSKGKQNELVEMLFRAYFIDGKNTANHATLIELGNSIGLDEMEMRKFLGSNDLSEQVKQECNEAVELGVTGVPFFVFNRTYAVSGAQEVAVFSQVLTKLVETADASN